One window of the Candidatus Jettenia sp. genome contains the following:
- a CDS encoding CsgG/HfaB family protein, translated as MNRLFWFFILVIYMICSGCRMVSMTEAYVERETPYHHRNTLAVMCFDDGHIQKDEVKGLFIKTISNPDAGEMLAGMMTDALSDWGRYHILTRSEIRNILKAEDIKEELMRDSIALGKILEVDAVVIGKVYKLELSNAAIYQCGKVSFKADCIDTKQGKILWSIEANKSVPYKDEVVLASEAIKEAVEKLEKKIDKK; from the coding sequence ATGAATAGGCTATTTTGGTTCTTTATCCTGGTAATATATATGATATGTTCTGGCTGCAGGATGGTCTCTATGACTGAGGCATATGTAGAGAGAGAGACACCTTATCACCATAGAAATACGTTAGCCGTGATGTGTTTTGATGATGGGCATATTCAGAAAGATGAAGTGAAGGGTCTCTTTATCAAAACAATTAGTAATCCTGATGCGGGTGAAATGCTTGCAGGTATGATGACCGATGCATTATCAGATTGGGGAAGATATCATATCTTAACGCGCTCGGAAATTAGAAATATATTAAAAGCTGAAGACATAAAAGAAGAACTGATGAGAGATTCTATTGCTCTGGGGAAAATATTAGAGGTAGATGCTGTGGTTATTGGTAAAGTATATAAGCTTGAGTTATCGAACGCGGCAATCTACCAGTGTGGAAAAGTATCTTTTAAAGCTGATTGTATTGATACAAAACAAGGAAAAATCTTATGGTCTATAGAGGCAAACAAGAGCGTGCCTTATAAGGACGAAGTTGTATTGGCAAGCGAGGCTATCAAAGAAGCAGTTGAAAAACTTGAAAAAAAAATAGATAAAAAATAA